Genomic DNA from Taurinivorans muris:
TTTCAATAGCTTTTGAAACAAATTTGTTTTCAATGGCTTCCCCTTCGCTCATTCCGAGTTTTTGCATAAGGGTTGAAATGCGTTCGGAACCGAAAATACGCATGAGGTTGTCTTCCAAAGAAAGATAAAAACGGGAGGAGCCGGAGTCGCCTTGGCGGCCGGAACGTCCGCGCAGCTGGTTGTCGATACGGCGGCTTTCATGGCGTTCCGTACCTAAAATATGCAGACCGCCGAGGTCTTCCACTCCTTCGCCGAGTTTGATATCCGTGCCGCGTCCCGCCATGTTGGTGGCAATGGTCACGCGTCCTTTTTGTCCCGCTTCCGCAACGATTTGCGCTTCTTCCGCCAAATATTTCGCATTCAGGACATTATGAGGAATGCCCATTTTTTTGAGAATGCCGGATAAATACTCGGAAGTTTCAATGGAAATTGTGCCCACAAGCACAGGCTGCCCTTTTTGGTGCAATTCTTTAATGGAATTGGTGATGGCTGCAAATTTTTCTTTTTGGGTCCGGTAAATAATATCCGGGTAATCTTTGCGGATCATGGGTTTGTTGGTCGGAACCGTAATGGTTTCAAGCCCGTATATTTCCATAAATTCCACTGCTTCCGTCTGGGCTGTGCCAGTCATGCCCGCAAGTTTTTCATACATGCGGAAATAGTTTTGGTAGGTAATGCTGGCGAGGGTTTGGTTTTCGGATTCGATTTTCACTTTTTCCTTGGCTTCCAAGGCTTGGTGCAAACCGTCGCCAAAGCGTCTGCCTTCCATGGGGCGGCCCGTGAATTCGTCAATAATGACGACTTTCTTATCGGCTGTGACCATGTAATCGACATCGCGCTGATAGCAATGGTTGGCTCTTAGGGCTTGCAGCACATGGTGCTGCAAGGAAATGCTTGAGGGGTCGAAGAGGTTGTCTATCCTGAGAATTTCTTCAATCTTATTTACACCGTCTTCCGTCAAAAGCGCGGAACGGGTTTTTTCGTCAACAGTGAAATGCTCGTCGCGTTTGAGATATTTTGTCAGCTCATTCATTTGCAGGTATAAATTCGTGGATTCTTGAGCCGCTCCGGAAATGATGAGAGGGGTCCTCGCTTCATCGATCAAAATGGAGTCCACTTCGTCAACTATGGCGAAATTATGTCCTCTTTGCACCATGTCTTTTGCGTAAAATTTCATGTTGTCACGCAAATAGTCGAAGCCGAATTCATTGTTTGTTCCGTAAGTGATATCGCAGTTATAAGCTTCCTGACGCTCTTCGTCGGAAAGACCGTGCACAATGACGCCGCAAGTCAAGCCTAAGGCTTGATAGAGTTTTCCCATCCATTCGCTGTCGCGCTTAGCGAGGTAATCGTTGACAGTTACGACGTGCACGCCTTTTCCCGTAAGGGTGTTCAAAACAACGGGCAAGGTCGCCATAAGGGTTTTTCCTTCCCCGGTTTTCATTTCGGCGATTTTTCCTTGGTGCAGGGTTATGCCGCCCATGAGCTGCACATCATAATGGCGCATGCCGAGGATACGCAAACTTGTTTCGCGGACGAGAGCGAAAACTTCCGGTAAAATCTTGTTCAGGCTTTCGCCGTTCATCACTCTTTCTTTGTAGGACGCAAGGGTTGGGGCAAGTTCCGTGTCCGCCAGTTCCTGCATTTGCGGTTCCAATGCATTGATTTTTTGTACGACTGGACGCAGGGATTTAATATATCTGTCGTTTCGTGTGCCGAAAATTTTTGTGAAAAAGAATTTCATGGAAGCGCTCCGGTTGGACTTTTGTTTTGCAATAATTAAAAATAAGGCATGATTTTATATTTGGCAAATACCTTTTTGGTAAAAATTGTTGTAATTTTTATAATACACTGAAATAACATGATAAAAATATTATATTTTTTTGATGTTTTTCTTGACGGGCGTAAATGAATAAAGGATACTTTTATTTTATGCGAAAAAAGGATCGGTTATGAAACAAAAACACCCTGATTTAGTGTTTGCTTTTGAAAATGGTGAAATCGCCTCTGACGACGCGTATTATATGCTGTGCCGGCGGGGCGATGAATGGGCGCTGCCGAGACCTGACGAGCTTATTCCTTTACCCCGTGAAAGCGAGTTTTTTCTTTTGCCCAAGCGAAGAGCCGTCGGGCTGAACAAGGAAACAGGAGAAGTTGAGGAGTTGGAAGAGCTGGCGGTCGCCGCTTTTGTTGCGCCGGGCTATACGATTTCCGGTCATCCTGTTTATGTTACGGAAGAAAATGCTCCGACTCTGCCTTTATTCGCTTACGGGGCTTTGGGAATTATCGGCGATGATTTTTATGTTTGCGCTTCGCAGGTGGATAAGGACACGCGTCAGGTTTTCGAGGGAATTTCTCCCAAGAAAATAGAAAAAAAAGCAAAGGCGCTCATGAAAGAGTTTCCCAAAAACAGACTCATGCAGCATCTTATGAATAATTGCGTCTTGCGTTACGGATGTCCTGCCGCAAAAAAT
This window encodes:
- the secA gene encoding preprotein translocase subunit SecA, whose product is MKFFFTKIFGTRNDRYIKSLRPVVQKINALEPQMQELADTELAPTLASYKERVMNGESLNKILPEVFALVRETSLRILGMRHYDVQLMGGITLHQGKIAEMKTGEGKTLMATLPVVLNTLTGKGVHVVTVNDYLAKRDSEWMGKLYQALGLTCGVIVHGLSDEERQEAYNCDITYGTNNEFGFDYLRDNMKFYAKDMVQRGHNFAIVDEVDSILIDEARTPLIISGAAQESTNLYLQMNELTKYLKRDEHFTVDEKTRSALLTEDGVNKIEEILRIDNLFDPSSISLQHHVLQALRANHCYQRDVDYMVTADKKVVIIDEFTGRPMEGRRFGDGLHQALEAKEKVKIESENQTLASITYQNYFRMYEKLAGMTGTAQTEAVEFMEIYGLETITVPTNKPMIRKDYPDIIYRTQKEKFAAITNSIKELHQKGQPVLVGTISIETSEYLSGILKKMGIPHNVLNAKYLAEEAQIVAEAGQKGRVTIATNMAGRGTDIKLGEGVEDLGGLHILGTERHESRRIDNQLRGRSGRQGDSGSSRFYLSLEDNLMRIFGSERISTLMQKLGMSEGEAIENKFVSKAIENAQKKVEAHNFEIRKTLLDYDNVMNQQRTVIYDLRKDIILEEDIQPVVEEFADEVFAEIFYSEHDKKNQTEEHRAEIGAKLLDVCNIGRMIPEFLTAQSTPITQEECKNVLQSILTELQLEAGPIYQDILRYFVLEELDRAWKDHLKSMDYLREGIGLRGYGQRDPKLEYKREGFELFQNMLYQIKEGALRALTRVRIQKQEEQSLEQAENTDGGQEQNQEKEPEQRTELRHREVKTQENSGQNTTLEAKNNPVHAQDKIGRNDPCPCGSGKKYKKCHGAHLEH